A window from Vigna angularis cultivar LongXiaoDou No.4 chromosome 7, ASM1680809v1, whole genome shotgun sequence encodes these proteins:
- the LOC108338111 gene encoding abscisic-aldehyde oxidase isoform X2 translates to MQLQKTPTSLVFGVNGERFELTHVHPSTTLLEFLRTHTRFKSAKLGCGEGGCGACVVLISRYVPVLEQVEDFTASSCLTLLCSIHGCSITTSEGIGNSKEGFHPIHERFAGFHATQCGFCTPGMCVSLFGTLVNAEKTDRAEPPDGFSKVTVSEAEKAIAGNLCRCTGYRPISDVCKSFAADVDMEDLGFNSFWKKGDNRDLKVSRLPRYDRNQLSSRFPTFLKEIKQDVFLASGKHSWHRPISLTELQSLLKSNNSNGTRIKTVVSNTGMGYYKDKEDYDLYIDLRGISELSKIRKDRTGIEIGAAVTISKAIEVLREDIRGDFLPDYVMILEKIADHMSKVASGFIRNTASVGGNLVMAQRNNFPSDITVILLAVDAMVHIMTGTQFEWLTLEEFLERPALGLESVLLSIKIPSLELNQSESSEPRSRFLFETYRASPRPLGNALPYLNAAFMVKVSPCKDSGGTLIDTCRLSFGVYGSKHAIRGNKVEELLSGKLLSTSVLYDAVDLIKATIASQDDNAITAYRSSLAAGFIFQFFNPLIDSPERISNGYLNGNNNHPFAQDFELKVSQKQIPHDKVPTLLTSGKQVLEAGCEHLPVGEPIVKSGAALQASGEAVFVDDIPSPPNCLHGAYIYSAKPLARVRSIKLNPELQLDRVRDVISSKDIPNGGENIGSKTVFGIEPLFAEEEARCVGERLAFVVADTQKVADMAANSAIVDYDTENLEPPILSVEDAFERSSFFEVPSVVYPKEVGDISKGMAEADQKILSAEMKLGSQYYFYMEPQTALAVPDEDNCITVYSSNQCPESTHSIIARCLGIPESNVRVITRRVGGGFGGKSIKAMPVATSCALAAHKLQRPVRIYLNRKTDMIMAGGRHPMKITYSVGFRNDGKITALKLQILVNAGIYVDISAIMPHNVVSALKKYDWGTLACDIKVCRTNHPSRSAMRGPGEVQGSFIAEAIIENVAATLSKDVDSVRSINLHTYNSLQSFYEYSHGEPNEYTLPIIWNELAVSANYDQRTKMVQEFNRINTWKKRGISRVPVVIQLMQRPTPGKVSIFSDGSVVVEVGGIEVGQGLWTKVKQMAAYALGAIQCDGIGGLLDKIRVIQSDTVSLIQGGFTAGSTTSESSCEAVRLSCNILVERLKPLKENLQKEMGSINWETLILQAYMQAVNLSASSFYVPSMSSMSYLNYGAAISEVEIDLLNGETRFLQTDIIYDCGQSLNPAVDLGQIEGAFVQGLGYFMLEQYETNLDGLVLQDGTWNYKIPTIDTIPLQFNVQILNSGHHQHRVLSSKASGEPPLLLAASIHCATRAAVKEARKQLLSWSNQEEDSIFQLEVPATMPVVKALCGLDNVERYLKWKMGRT, encoded by the exons ATGCAACTGCAGAAGACTCCAACAAGTTTGGTTTTTGGTGTTAATGGTGAGAGGTTTGAGCTCACCCATGTTCACCCGTCAACCACTTTACTCGAATTCTTGCGTACTCACACTCGTTTCAAGAGTGCCAAGCTTGGCTGTGGGGAAG GGGGATGTGGTGCTTGTGTAGTTTTAATTTCAAGATACGTTCCTGTGCTTGAACAAGTTGAGGATTTTACAGCAAGCTCTTGTCTCACACTACTTTGCAGCATACATGGTTGTTCAATAACAACCAGTGAAGGAATTGGAAATTCTAAAGAAGGATTCCACCCaattcatgaaagatttgcAGGATTCCATGCCACTCAATGTGGCTTTTGTACACCTGGAATGTGTGTTTCCCTCTTTGGAACTCTTGTCAATGCTGAAAAGACCGATCGTGCAGAGCCACCAGATGGGTTCTCAAAAGTAACTGTTAGTGAAGCTGAGAAGGCTATTGCAGGGAATCTTTGTCGCTGCACTGGGTACAGACCAATTTCTGATGTCTGCAAAAGCTTTGCAGCTGATGTTGACATGGAGGATTTGGGGTTTAACTCGTTTTGGAAAAAGGGAGATAACAGGGACTTAAAGGTTAGTAGGTTGCCTCGATATGATCGTAATCAACTGAGTAGTAGATTTCCTACGTTTTTGAAGGAAATCAAGCAAGATGTGTTCTTGGCTTCTGGGAAGCACAGTTGGCACCGACCTATTAGTCTAACCGAGCTTCAGAGtctattaaaatcaaacaattcCAATGGAACACGGATAAAAACTGTAGTTAGTAATACAGGTATGGGATATTACAAAGATAAAGAAGACTATGATTTGTACATTGATCTAAGGGGAATTTCTGAGCTTTCAAAGATCAGAAAGGACCGAACAGGGATTGAAATTGGAGCAGCAGTGACAATATCTAAAGCTATTGAAGTACTGAGGGAAGATATCAGAGGTGACTTTCTCCCAGATTATGTAATGATACTTGAAAAGATTGCTGATCATATGAGCAAAGTTGCCTCAGGATTTATTAGGAACACAGCCAGTGTTGGTGGAAATTTAGTCATGGCACAAAGGAATAATTTTCCCTCGGATATTACTGTAATACTTCTTGCTGTTGATGCAATGGTTCACATTATGACTGGCACACAATTTGAGTGGCTGACACTGGAAGAATTTCTGGAAAGACCAGCGTTAGGTTTGGAAAGTGTGCTTTTAAGCATTAAAATTCCTAGTTTGGAACTCAATCAAAGTGAATCCTCAGAACCAAGAAGTAGATTCCTCTTTGAAACATACCGGGCTTCTCCAAGGCCCCTTGGTAATGCCCTTCCCTACTTAAATGCCGCTTTCATGGTTAAGGTGTCTCCATGCAAGGATTCTGGGGGAACTCTGATAGATACTTGTAGGTTGTCTTTTGGTGTTTACGGCAGTAAACATGCCATCAGAGGGAATAAAGTCGAGGAACTTCTATCTGGAAAACTTTTAAGTACTAGCGTTCTGTACGATGCTGTCGACTTGATTAAAGCCACTATTGCATCTCAAGATGATAACGCAATAACAGCTTATCGTTCAAGTTTAGCTGCtggttttatttttcagttcTTTAACCCTCTTATTGACAGTCCTGAAAGAATAAGCAATGGTTATTTGAATGGAAATAATAATCATCCGTTTGCTCAggattttgaattaaaagtcAGTCAGAAGCAGATACCTCATGACAAAGTTCCAACTTTACTAACATCTGGTAAACAAGTCCTTGAAGCAGGCTGTGAGCATCTTCCTGTTGGTGAGCCAATCGTAAAGTCTGGAGCTGCACTACAGGCTTCAG GTGAGGCTGTGTTCGTGGATGACATTCCATCACCACCAAATTGCTTACATGGAGCATATATTTATAGTGCTAAACCTTTAGCAAGGGTAAGGAGTATAAAACTCAACCCTGAGTTGCAACTGGATAGAGTAAGGGATGTCATTTCAAGTAAAGACATTCCCAATGGTGGGGAAAACATTGGATCTAAGACTGTATTTGGGATTGAACCTCTATTTGCAGAGGAAGAAGCCAGATGTGTTGGTGAACGCCTTGCCTTTGTG GTTGCAGATACTCAGAAAGTTGCAGATATGGCTGCAAACTCAGCTATTGTTGATTATGATACTGAAAATCTTGAGCCGCCTATTCTATCAGTTGAAGATGCTTTTGAAAGATCTAGCTTTTTCGAAGTTCCTTCTGTTGTCTATCCAAAAGAAGTAGGTGATATATCAAAAGGAATGGCTGAAGCAGATCAAAAGATTCTTTCTGCTGAG ATGAAACTTGGGTCTCAATACTATTTTTATATGGAGCCACAAACTGCACTTGCTGTTCCAGATGAAGACAATTGCATTACGGTTTACTCTTCAAACCAATGCCCCGAGAGTACGCATTCTATTATAGCAAGATGCCTAGGCATTCCAGAAAGTAATGTTCGTGTAATTACAAGAAGGGTTGGGGGTGGTTTCGGGGGAAAGTCCATAAAAGCCATGCCT GTTGCCACATCATGTGCACTAGCTGCACATAAATTACAGCGCCCAGTAAGGATATATCTAAATCGAAAGACAGATATGATAATGGCTGGAGGAAGGCATCCTATGAAGATAACATACAGTGTTGGGTTTAGGAATGATGGTAAGATTACGGCACTCAAACTTCAAATTCTGGTCAATGCAGGGATATACGTAGATATAAGTGCAATAATGCCACATAATGTAGTTTCTGCACTAAAAAAGTACGATTGGGGTACGCTAGCTTGTGATATAAAGGTATGCAGAACAAACCATCCCAGCAGATCTGCTATGAGGGGCCCTGGGGAAGTGCAGGGATCATTTATTGCTGAAGCTATTATAGAAAATGTAGCAGCTACACTTTCAAAGGATGTAGACTCCGTCAGAAGCATTAATCTTCACACATACAATAGTCTTCAGTCATTCTATGAGTACTCTCATGGTGAACCTAATGAGTATACCTTGCCTATAATATGGAATGAGTTAGCTGTTTCTGCAAACTATGACCAGAGAACCAAAATGGTGCAAGAGTTTAACAGGATTAACACCTGGAAGAAAAGGGGAATCTCTCGAGTACCAGTTGTGATTCAATTGATGCAAAGACCAACTCCTGGAAAAGTAAGTATTTTTTCAGACGGGTCTGTTGTTGTTGAAGTTGGAGGAATTGAAGTGGGTCAGGGTCTCTGGACGAAGGTGAAACAGATGGCTGCATATGCTCTTGGGGCTATTCAATGTGATGGAATTGGAGGTCTCTTGGACAAAATACGGGTTATACAATCTGATACTGTGAGCTTGATTCAAGGAGGATTCACTGCTGGGAGCACTACATCAGAGTCAAGCTGCGAAGCAGTTAGGCTTAGCTGTAATATCTTGGTGGAGAGGCTAAAGCCTCTTAAGGAAAACCTGCAGAAGGAAATGGGCTCTATCAACTGGGAGACCCTTATTCTTCAG GCATACATGCAAGCTGTGAACTTATCAGCATCTTCATTTTATGTACCCAGCATGAGCTCCATGAGCTACCTTAATTATGGTGCTGCAATAAGTGAG GTGGAAATAGATCTTCTGAATGGTGAAACCAGATTTTTGCAAACAGATATTATTTATGATTGTGGACAGAGTCTCAACCCTGCTGTGGATTTAGGACAG ATTGAAGGAGCTTTTGTCCAGGGATTGGGGTATTTCATGCTTGAACAATACGAAACAAATCTTGATGGTTTGGTGTTGCAAGACGGCACTTGGAACTACAAAATCCCTACAATAGACACTATACCATTACAGTTTAATGTTCAAATCCTCAACAGTGGTCACCACCAGCATCGAGTGCTCTCTTCAAAAG CATCTGGGGAGCCACCATTACTTCTAGCAGCTTCAATTCACTGTGCCACAAGAGCAGCAGTGAAAGAAGCAAGGAAACAACTTCTTTCATGGAGCAACCAAGAAGAAGATTCTATATTTCAGTTGGAGGTCCCTGCAACCATGCCTGTGGTGAAAGCACTATGTGGACTTGACAATGTTGAAAGATACTTGAAATGGAAAATGGGAAGGACATGA
- the LOC108338111 gene encoding abscisic-aldehyde oxidase isoform X1 yields the protein MVRGLSSPMFTRQPLYSNSCVLTLVSRVPSLAVGKMKKEKVLALSSPNSFFNLVLDVLKWLVSGGCGACVVLISRYVPVLEQVEDFTASSCLTLLCSIHGCSITTSEGIGNSKEGFHPIHERFAGFHATQCGFCTPGMCVSLFGTLVNAEKTDRAEPPDGFSKVTVSEAEKAIAGNLCRCTGYRPISDVCKSFAADVDMEDLGFNSFWKKGDNRDLKVSRLPRYDRNQLSSRFPTFLKEIKQDVFLASGKHSWHRPISLTELQSLLKSNNSNGTRIKTVVSNTGMGYYKDKEDYDLYIDLRGISELSKIRKDRTGIEIGAAVTISKAIEVLREDIRGDFLPDYVMILEKIADHMSKVASGFIRNTASVGGNLVMAQRNNFPSDITVILLAVDAMVHIMTGTQFEWLTLEEFLERPALGLESVLLSIKIPSLELNQSESSEPRSRFLFETYRASPRPLGNALPYLNAAFMVKVSPCKDSGGTLIDTCRLSFGVYGSKHAIRGNKVEELLSGKLLSTSVLYDAVDLIKATIASQDDNAITAYRSSLAAGFIFQFFNPLIDSPERISNGYLNGNNNHPFAQDFELKVSQKQIPHDKVPTLLTSGKQVLEAGCEHLPVGEPIVKSGAALQASGEAVFVDDIPSPPNCLHGAYIYSAKPLARVRSIKLNPELQLDRVRDVISSKDIPNGGENIGSKTVFGIEPLFAEEEARCVGERLAFVVADTQKVADMAANSAIVDYDTENLEPPILSVEDAFERSSFFEVPSVVYPKEVGDISKGMAEADQKILSAEMKLGSQYYFYMEPQTALAVPDEDNCITVYSSNQCPESTHSIIARCLGIPESNVRVITRRVGGGFGGKSIKAMPVATSCALAAHKLQRPVRIYLNRKTDMIMAGGRHPMKITYSVGFRNDGKITALKLQILVNAGIYVDISAIMPHNVVSALKKYDWGTLACDIKVCRTNHPSRSAMRGPGEVQGSFIAEAIIENVAATLSKDVDSVRSINLHTYNSLQSFYEYSHGEPNEYTLPIIWNELAVSANYDQRTKMVQEFNRINTWKKRGISRVPVVIQLMQRPTPGKVSIFSDGSVVVEVGGIEVGQGLWTKVKQMAAYALGAIQCDGIGGLLDKIRVIQSDTVSLIQGGFTAGSTTSESSCEAVRLSCNILVERLKPLKENLQKEMGSINWETLILQAYMQAVNLSASSFYVPSMSSMSYLNYGAAISEVEIDLLNGETRFLQTDIIYDCGQSLNPAVDLGQIEGAFVQGLGYFMLEQYETNLDGLVLQDGTWNYKIPTIDTIPLQFNVQILNSGHHQHRVLSSKASGEPPLLLAASIHCATRAAVKEARKQLLSWSNQEEDSIFQLEVPATMPVVKALCGLDNVERYLKWKMGRT from the exons ATGGTGAGAGGTTTGAGCTCACCCATGTTCACCCGTCAACCACTTTACTCGAATTCTTGCGTACTCACACTCGTTTCAAGAGTGCCAAGCTTGGCTGTGGGGAAG atgaagaaggagaaggtgtTGGCTTTAAGTAGTCCTAATTCTTTTTTCAATCTGGTACTTGATGTTTTGAAATGGTTGGTTTCAGGGGGATGTGGTGCTTGTGTAGTTTTAATTTCAAGATACGTTCCTGTGCTTGAACAAGTTGAGGATTTTACAGCAAGCTCTTGTCTCACACTACTTTGCAGCATACATGGTTGTTCAATAACAACCAGTGAAGGAATTGGAAATTCTAAAGAAGGATTCCACCCaattcatgaaagatttgcAGGATTCCATGCCACTCAATGTGGCTTTTGTACACCTGGAATGTGTGTTTCCCTCTTTGGAACTCTTGTCAATGCTGAAAAGACCGATCGTGCAGAGCCACCAGATGGGTTCTCAAAAGTAACTGTTAGTGAAGCTGAGAAGGCTATTGCAGGGAATCTTTGTCGCTGCACTGGGTACAGACCAATTTCTGATGTCTGCAAAAGCTTTGCAGCTGATGTTGACATGGAGGATTTGGGGTTTAACTCGTTTTGGAAAAAGGGAGATAACAGGGACTTAAAGGTTAGTAGGTTGCCTCGATATGATCGTAATCAACTGAGTAGTAGATTTCCTACGTTTTTGAAGGAAATCAAGCAAGATGTGTTCTTGGCTTCTGGGAAGCACAGTTGGCACCGACCTATTAGTCTAACCGAGCTTCAGAGtctattaaaatcaaacaattcCAATGGAACACGGATAAAAACTGTAGTTAGTAATACAGGTATGGGATATTACAAAGATAAAGAAGACTATGATTTGTACATTGATCTAAGGGGAATTTCTGAGCTTTCAAAGATCAGAAAGGACCGAACAGGGATTGAAATTGGAGCAGCAGTGACAATATCTAAAGCTATTGAAGTACTGAGGGAAGATATCAGAGGTGACTTTCTCCCAGATTATGTAATGATACTTGAAAAGATTGCTGATCATATGAGCAAAGTTGCCTCAGGATTTATTAGGAACACAGCCAGTGTTGGTGGAAATTTAGTCATGGCACAAAGGAATAATTTTCCCTCGGATATTACTGTAATACTTCTTGCTGTTGATGCAATGGTTCACATTATGACTGGCACACAATTTGAGTGGCTGACACTGGAAGAATTTCTGGAAAGACCAGCGTTAGGTTTGGAAAGTGTGCTTTTAAGCATTAAAATTCCTAGTTTGGAACTCAATCAAAGTGAATCCTCAGAACCAAGAAGTAGATTCCTCTTTGAAACATACCGGGCTTCTCCAAGGCCCCTTGGTAATGCCCTTCCCTACTTAAATGCCGCTTTCATGGTTAAGGTGTCTCCATGCAAGGATTCTGGGGGAACTCTGATAGATACTTGTAGGTTGTCTTTTGGTGTTTACGGCAGTAAACATGCCATCAGAGGGAATAAAGTCGAGGAACTTCTATCTGGAAAACTTTTAAGTACTAGCGTTCTGTACGATGCTGTCGACTTGATTAAAGCCACTATTGCATCTCAAGATGATAACGCAATAACAGCTTATCGTTCAAGTTTAGCTGCtggttttatttttcagttcTTTAACCCTCTTATTGACAGTCCTGAAAGAATAAGCAATGGTTATTTGAATGGAAATAATAATCATCCGTTTGCTCAggattttgaattaaaagtcAGTCAGAAGCAGATACCTCATGACAAAGTTCCAACTTTACTAACATCTGGTAAACAAGTCCTTGAAGCAGGCTGTGAGCATCTTCCTGTTGGTGAGCCAATCGTAAAGTCTGGAGCTGCACTACAGGCTTCAG GTGAGGCTGTGTTCGTGGATGACATTCCATCACCACCAAATTGCTTACATGGAGCATATATTTATAGTGCTAAACCTTTAGCAAGGGTAAGGAGTATAAAACTCAACCCTGAGTTGCAACTGGATAGAGTAAGGGATGTCATTTCAAGTAAAGACATTCCCAATGGTGGGGAAAACATTGGATCTAAGACTGTATTTGGGATTGAACCTCTATTTGCAGAGGAAGAAGCCAGATGTGTTGGTGAACGCCTTGCCTTTGTG GTTGCAGATACTCAGAAAGTTGCAGATATGGCTGCAAACTCAGCTATTGTTGATTATGATACTGAAAATCTTGAGCCGCCTATTCTATCAGTTGAAGATGCTTTTGAAAGATCTAGCTTTTTCGAAGTTCCTTCTGTTGTCTATCCAAAAGAAGTAGGTGATATATCAAAAGGAATGGCTGAAGCAGATCAAAAGATTCTTTCTGCTGAG ATGAAACTTGGGTCTCAATACTATTTTTATATGGAGCCACAAACTGCACTTGCTGTTCCAGATGAAGACAATTGCATTACGGTTTACTCTTCAAACCAATGCCCCGAGAGTACGCATTCTATTATAGCAAGATGCCTAGGCATTCCAGAAAGTAATGTTCGTGTAATTACAAGAAGGGTTGGGGGTGGTTTCGGGGGAAAGTCCATAAAAGCCATGCCT GTTGCCACATCATGTGCACTAGCTGCACATAAATTACAGCGCCCAGTAAGGATATATCTAAATCGAAAGACAGATATGATAATGGCTGGAGGAAGGCATCCTATGAAGATAACATACAGTGTTGGGTTTAGGAATGATGGTAAGATTACGGCACTCAAACTTCAAATTCTGGTCAATGCAGGGATATACGTAGATATAAGTGCAATAATGCCACATAATGTAGTTTCTGCACTAAAAAAGTACGATTGGGGTACGCTAGCTTGTGATATAAAGGTATGCAGAACAAACCATCCCAGCAGATCTGCTATGAGGGGCCCTGGGGAAGTGCAGGGATCATTTATTGCTGAAGCTATTATAGAAAATGTAGCAGCTACACTTTCAAAGGATGTAGACTCCGTCAGAAGCATTAATCTTCACACATACAATAGTCTTCAGTCATTCTATGAGTACTCTCATGGTGAACCTAATGAGTATACCTTGCCTATAATATGGAATGAGTTAGCTGTTTCTGCAAACTATGACCAGAGAACCAAAATGGTGCAAGAGTTTAACAGGATTAACACCTGGAAGAAAAGGGGAATCTCTCGAGTACCAGTTGTGATTCAATTGATGCAAAGACCAACTCCTGGAAAAGTAAGTATTTTTTCAGACGGGTCTGTTGTTGTTGAAGTTGGAGGAATTGAAGTGGGTCAGGGTCTCTGGACGAAGGTGAAACAGATGGCTGCATATGCTCTTGGGGCTATTCAATGTGATGGAATTGGAGGTCTCTTGGACAAAATACGGGTTATACAATCTGATACTGTGAGCTTGATTCAAGGAGGATTCACTGCTGGGAGCACTACATCAGAGTCAAGCTGCGAAGCAGTTAGGCTTAGCTGTAATATCTTGGTGGAGAGGCTAAAGCCTCTTAAGGAAAACCTGCAGAAGGAAATGGGCTCTATCAACTGGGAGACCCTTATTCTTCAG GCATACATGCAAGCTGTGAACTTATCAGCATCTTCATTTTATGTACCCAGCATGAGCTCCATGAGCTACCTTAATTATGGTGCTGCAATAAGTGAG GTGGAAATAGATCTTCTGAATGGTGAAACCAGATTTTTGCAAACAGATATTATTTATGATTGTGGACAGAGTCTCAACCCTGCTGTGGATTTAGGACAG ATTGAAGGAGCTTTTGTCCAGGGATTGGGGTATTTCATGCTTGAACAATACGAAACAAATCTTGATGGTTTGGTGTTGCAAGACGGCACTTGGAACTACAAAATCCCTACAATAGACACTATACCATTACAGTTTAATGTTCAAATCCTCAACAGTGGTCACCACCAGCATCGAGTGCTCTCTTCAAAAG CATCTGGGGAGCCACCATTACTTCTAGCAGCTTCAATTCACTGTGCCACAAGAGCAGCAGTGAAAGAAGCAAGGAAACAACTTCTTTCATGGAGCAACCAAGAAGAAGATTCTATATTTCAGTTGGAGGTCCCTGCAACCATGCCTGTGGTGAAAGCACTATGTGGACTTGACAATGTTGAAAGATACTTGAAATGGAAAATGGGAAGGACATGA